A genomic stretch from Harpia harpyja isolate bHarHar1 chromosome 20, bHarHar1 primary haplotype, whole genome shotgun sequence includes:
- the SMIM32 gene encoding small integral membrane protein 32, producing MYSELLNSTGTTEAHLIIQTNTPYLSGTPRPVSSSAFYMSTARVLKEGEINKPDLVTYIILFFFLLLTVTLIVLFINCQLKNSFFATLPYDRSLREARSPWRTQAV from the coding sequence ATGTATAGTGAATTGCTAAATTCAACCGGTACCACTGAAGCTCACCTTATCATTCAGACCAACACGCCCTACCTGAGCGGCACACCGAGACCCGTGAGCTCCTCCGCTTTTTACATGTCGACAGCCAGGGTGttaaaagaaggggaaataaatAAGCCAGACCTGGTGACTTAcatcattctgtttttctttctgctcttgaCTGTGACGCTCATTGTGCTCTTCATAAACTGCCagctgaaaaattctttttttgctaCTCTTCCTTACGACAGATCGCTCAGAGAAGCGAGGAGCCCGTGGAGGACACAAGCTGTCTGA